CGCGCTCGCCGCCATGCTCAAGGAAGGCGACGTCACCATCTTCAATGTCGGCCCCGACAAGTATAATGGTCGCGTGGTCGCGGACGTGGCCACGCGCGCGACGCCGAATGTGTCAGCCGCGCTGATCGCCGCCGGGCACGGCCGTCCCTACAATGGCGGCCGCCGGGCAGGCTGGTGCGGCTAACGCACAACGTCATCATTCGAGAAACGCCTGAACGGCTGGATTTTGTGCTGCACGACACCGGCCGCGGCCAGATCCGACGCAAGTGCGGCAAGCTGTTGAGGGTTCAGGAGCGCCGTGTGGACCGTGGTGCGAATTTCGCAAGTCACGCCGCTGGCGAGGACGTGACGCAAACTCTCCCGCGCCTTGTCGCCGCTGCCGGGAACGCCGGTGATCCGCGCGTAGTCGTCGAACGCGGCCTTGACGTCGAAGCCGATCCAGTCGATCAGCGGCAGCACATTGGCCAGCCGTTCGGGATAGGGTCCCGCGCTGTGCAGGCCGATGCGGAAGCCGAGCGCGCGCACCGCGCGCATCGCCTCCGGCAATGTTGCCTGCAAGGTCGGCTCGCCGCCGGAAAACACCACGCCATCGAGCAGGCCCCGGCGGCTGCCGAGGAACGACATCACGTCTTGCCAGGCGATATCCGTTTCCGCGTTCGGTGGAATGAGATGCAGGTTGTGACAATAACTGCACGCCCACGGGCAGCCCTGGCTGAAAATCGTCGCGACGAGTTCGCCCGGCCAGTCGCAGGTGGACAGCCGGACGAATCCGCCGACACGCAATTCAGCGGAGCGCGGCGCGCGTTTCGCTGAAGAACCGGCGTTCATTGTGCTCGCCTTTTTTGCCGAGATTGAACGAGGACACCGGGCGGTGATAGCCCATCACGCGGGTCCAGATCTCGCAGGGCTGGCGCTCGTCGTCGCGCAGCGCGATCCTTTCATCAATCGTTACGTGCTGGTTCATCCTTGTCTCCTTTCAATGCGCGGCCGCCTGCCGCTTGGTTGCGAGCCGTTCGGCGTCGCATTTCGGACAGAAGGCGTGTTCGCCTTCGAGATAGCCGTGGGTCGGGCAGATCGAGAATGTCGGCGTCACCGTGATGTAGGGCAGGTGGAAACGCGTCAGCGCGCGCTGCACCAGCTTCTTGCACGCCGCCCCCGATGACAGGCGAGAGCCCATATAAAGGTGCAGCACCGTTCCGCCGGTGTACTTGCATTGCAGTTCGTCCTGCCGCTCCAGCGCCTCAAACGGATCGTCGGTGAAGCCGACCGGAAGCTGGCTCGAATTGGTGTAGTAGGGATTTTCGTCCGTGCCCGCTTGCAGGATGCCGGGATAGCGTTTGCGGTCTTCCTTTGCGAAGCGATAGGTGGTGCCTTCCGCGGGCGTCGCTTCGAGATTGAACAGGTTGCCGGTCGCCTCCTGAAATTCCCTGATGCGCGCGCGCACATGGTCGAGCAGGCGCACCGCGAAGGCGTGGCCCCATGGCGTGGTGATGTTCTCGCAATCGGCGGTGAAGTTGCGGATCATCTCGTTGACGCCGTTGACGCCGAGCGTGGCGAAGTGATTGCGCAGCGTGCCGAGATAGCGCTTGCTGTAGGGAAACAGCCCGTCGTCCATGTAGCGCTGCACAACTTTGCGCTTGATCTCGAGGCTGTTGCGGCCGATCTCCAGCAGCGCGTCGAGGCGGTGGAATAAACCTTCCCCGTCGCCGCGATAGAGGTAGCCGAGCCGCGCGCAGTTCACCGTGACGACGCCGATCGAGCCGGTCTGCTCGGCGCTGCCGAACAGGCCGTTGCCGCGCTTCAACAACTCGGTGAGATCGAGTTGCAGACGGCAGCACATCGAGCGGATCATGTTCGGTTTGAGTTCGGAATTGATGAAGTTCTGGAAATACGGCAGGCCGTATTTCGCCGTCATCTCGAACAGGCGGCCGGCGTTCTCGCTGTCCCACGGGAAATCGGCGGCGATGTTGTAGGTCGGGATCGGGAAGGTGAAGACGCGGCCTTTGGCGTCGCCTTTGGTCATCACCTCCATGTAGGCGCGGTTGATCATGTCCATTTCGGATTGCAGATCGCCGTAGGTGAAGCCCATCTCCTCGCCGCCGATCACCGGCACCTGATCGCGCAGGTCCTCGGGACAGGTCCAGTCGAAGGTGAGATTGGTGAAAGGGGTCTGCGTGCCCCAGCGCGAGGGGACGTTGAGGTTGTAGATCAGCTCCTGAATCGATTGCAGCACCTCGGCATAATCCAGCCGGTCCTTGCGGATGAACGGCGCCATGTAGGTGTCGAACGAACTGAACGCCTGCGCGCCCGCCCATTCGTTTTGCAGGGTTCCGAGAAAATTCACGATCTGCCCGACAGCGCTGGACAGATGCTTCGGCGGTCCTGCTTCCACTTTCCCCGGCACGCCGTTGAGGCCTTCGGTTAACAGCGTGCGCAGCGACCAGCCGGCGCAATAGCCAGCCAGCATGTCGAGATCGTGGATATGAATATCGCCCTCGCGATGCGCCTCCCCGATCTCCGGCGGATAGACATGCGACAGCCAGTAGTTCGCGACCACCTTGCCTGAGAGATTGAGGATCAGCCCGCCGAGCGAATAGCCCTGATTGGCGTTGGCGTTGACGCGCCAGTCGCTGCGGTCGAGATATTCGTTGATGGAGGACGCGACATCGACCATGGTCTTGCGGTCGGCCCGCGCCTGTCCGCGCTTCTCGCGATAGACGATGTAAGCGCGCGCAGTCGCGGCATGGCCCGCCGCGATCAGCACACCTTCGACAATGTCCTGGATGTCCTCGATCCCCGGCGTGCTGTTTGCGAAGCGTGTGCCGATGGTGCGCGCGGCCTCGTGCGTGAGACGATCCGACTCGTCATCGCCCAATGCGCCCGTCGCCTGTCCGGCGCGCGCGATCGCGGAGCGAATCCGGTTGAGGTCGAAAGGCGAGGACGCGCCGTCGCGCCTGATGACGAGAGACGGCAAAGCGAGCGGGGGTAGGTGCGCTTCGGCTTGATCATGCGAAACAGAGAGAGACATCGGCACCTCCTGATGCGGAAGGCGGATGCCGAAAGGCGCGCATGAACAATGCGGAGAGAAACCGCAGACGAACACGCGACCGCCGGACTCCCCGCCCGTGGACGTTCTGGTGTCGCGGCAGGTCTCCTGGCTTGCAGGTCGGCGTCGATTCCAGTCTTCCCGAAGCGATGATCGCATCAGTGACGTGGTTGGAATCGACTCGCTGCTGACAGTTGCGGGGGCAGCGCCGGATTTGCCGCTGTCGCGGGTTCACCGGCTTCCCTCTTAGCTACTAAATCTTGCGACTCAGTAGAACCGAGACCCATGCATTTAGTGTTATCTCGGCAAAATTGTCATTGATCGCAATCAAACCGCTTCATCGGGCCTGCCCGCGAAAGCGCCGGGCGCTCTCTATCGCGATGTGACCACGGCCGCGTGCCGACCGAGACGCGCGCGAACGGGCCGGTGATGACGGGATTGTATATCCACGCAGCCATGGAAGATGTCGCTGCCGCACGCGGCTTGCCGCAGCAACGGCGCTTCGGACGATCATCGGGAAACGGAAGATCGAACGCCAGCTTCAATCCGATCGAAAAGAAAGCCGCTTGAATTCGACCTTTTCGCGCGCCGCGTTTTCCTTAGAGGCATTCCATTTTTATAGCGCATCAAGCGTTGTATCTGTTGCCGCGCAGCTTGCTTCCACCACCTGGAATGTTTTCCGTGACGCGCAATTTCAATCTTCGACTCAAAGATGTCTCCTGCTTCTCGTTGAATGGAAACAAGAGATGCCTGCTCGCCAGCGCGGCGGTTCTTTTTGCAAGTTTCTCGATTCTTCCGCATGGCGCTTACGCACAGGAACGCCAGGAACTCCCGGCTTTGACCATCGACGCTCCAAAGCCGAACTCCAAAAGAGTCAAACCAAGACCGTCGCCCAATCGTGTGCAAGCGGCTCGCCGGCAGAATCGTAACCCAAGCCCCGTGCCACCCACGGCCTCCGAACGTGCAGCGGCGGCGGCAGTGAAATTGAACGAGGCAAAGCTGGGATATCGGGCGATGCCAAGCGCCACGACGTTACGCACAGGCGCGGCGCCACTCGATACGGCTCAGTCGGTAAATGTCGTCCCGGAGCAAGTTCTGAAGGATCAGCTGCCGCGTTATCTTGATGATGCGCTCGGAAACATATCCGGCATCACCCAAACGAATACGCTCGCGGGCACCCAAGACGCCATTATCCGCCGTGGCTTTGGCGATAACCGCGACGGATCGATCATGCGTAACGGGATGCCGCTGGTGCAAGGCCGCAGCCTTGGTCCGAGTGTCGAAAGCGTGGAAGTCCTGAAGGGACCGGCATCGCTGCTTTACGGCATTCAATCTCCAGGCGGCATCGTCAATACGATCAGTAAACAGCCTGAGTTGTACCAGCATGGATCGGTTACCTTGCTGGGGTCCACGTTCGGGGGCGGAAAGAACGGCGCGAACGGAATCTTCGACATCACGGGCCCGATTGGCGACAACGGGCTGGCCTATCGTTTTATAGGCTATGGAATGGACGAGGATTACTGGCGCAATTTCGGCCGTAACCGCGAAATGCTGGTGGCTCCGTCGCTCGCATGGTACGGCGAGAACACCACGATCAAATTGAACTATGAGCATCGTGAATTCAGCTACCCGTTCAACCGGGGCACTGCATTTGTCAACGGCTCACCGCTGCCGATTCCCGCGACGCGGCGGCTGGACGAGCCCTTCAATAAGTTCTGGGGCCGCTCCGATCTCGTTCAAACGTCGCTCGAACATAAATTCAATGAAGATTGGAAGATTACGGCAGCCTACACCTATAACGCCGAGAGCTACGACGCCAATCAGCTTCGCGCCACTTCGGTCGATGTCAATACCGGCATCGAAAAGCGCAGCAATGACGGCACGCATGGCGCGCTTAGCTATATCAATTACGGGACCAGTTACCTCAACGGCCGCGTCTGGACGGGCGATATCCTTAACGAGGTGATGCTTGGCTTCGATGCGCAAGACCGAACGATCTACAGAGCGGACCTCATCCGGCAGGCAGCGCCCAACTTCAATTTCTACAATCCGGTTTATGGCCTGATTCAGCCCGGCACCACCGTGTCTCCATCCGACAGCGATCAAACCGATAAATTATCCACGCGGTCGATCTTCCTCCAGGACACGCTGCATCTGACCAACTGGTTCTATTTGGTGGGAGGCTTGCGCTGGATGGAATACGACCAGTTGGCGGGGAAGGGCCGTCCCTTCGTCACCAACACCGATTTAAGCGGAAGTAAAATTCTTCCGCTCGGCGGGGCGATCCTGAAGCTCAACGATCAAGTATCGCTCTATGCAAGCTATACTCAATCGCTTCAACCCACATCGACGATCGCGCCACTCACTGGCGGCTTTGTTATCGATTCCAACGTCGCTCCCGAGGAGGGCACTCAATGGGAAGCAGGCATGAAATTCGATTTCAACAAGCGCCTGTCAGGCACGATAGCCTGGTACGACATCGACAAAAGGAACGTGCTGGTTTCGCAATTCAATTCATCGACGGGGCTCAACGAATACCGGACCGCGGGCAAGGTCCGGTCCCGAGGAGCGGAAATCGATGTCACGGGCAGGCTGACCGACAACTGGAGCATGATTGGAAGTTACGGTTACACCGATGCAGTCGTGACTCAGGATCCGGTCTTCATCGGGAACCGGTTGCAGAACGTGGCCATGAACACGGCCTCGCTCTTTCTGGTTTATGATTTCGGAACGATGCTGCCGGGGCGGCTGCGTATCGGCGGCGGCGCCCGTTACGTGGGGGATCGCCCCGGAGATAACGCCAACACCTTTGTTCTTCCGGCGTACACAGTGGCGGACGCTTTTGCCACTTACGAGACGAAGTACGATCACACGCCTGTCGTCTACCAGTTCAACATCAAGAACATGTTTAACACCGTCTATTACCCATCCGCCGTCAACTCCCTGAACGTGGCGATGGGAGACGCAAGGCGCTTCTCGCTTTCCGCGACCGTAAAGTTCTAGGTGCCAGCTTGCAAAAATAGCCGTTTTGCAACCATGGCGGCCACGGTCCCATAGGGATTTCATGTCAAAATCCTCAACCAAAGCTGTTCTGCTGGAAGTTCATTCCATTGCCGGCCTGGCACTTTCTCTGCTGCTGGCTCTGGTCGCCTTGACGGGCGCAACGATGAGCTTCGAGGATGAAATTCAGGCGGCCTTGAATGCCGGGATGACGCGTGTCGAAGCCCGCGCCGAGCCAAAATTGATGCCGGGTGAATTGATCGCACGGGTGCAGCAGACCTTCGGCGCCAATAAAATATCGTCGTTGACGATAACCGGCAACACGACCTCGGCGGTACGCATTCGGTTCGCTCCCGATGAGCGCCGGGTCCGCCCTTCTTCGGTCTATGTCGATCCATACGATGCAAGAGTCATCGGGACTCCCGTTGGAGAAGGCTTTTTCATCACGGTGCGCAAGCTGCACCGTTGGCTGCTCATACCGGGTGATGCCAAGGGTTATGGCAGGCCGATTACCGGCATTGGCGCAATTGGCCTGATCCTGATGTTGCTTTCGGGCCTTGTTCTGCGCTGGCCTCGCCGGGCACGCAGCATTGGGGCCTGGCTTAAGCCGGGCTTTGCCTTGCGCGGCCGCGGTCTCCACCGATCGCTCCACGCCGTCTTTGGCACATGGGTGCTCCTGATCTACCTCGTAATAGCGCTGACGGGACTTTGGTATTCGTTCGACTGGTACAGACAGGGAGCGGTCTGGCTCCTGTCCCATCCATCTTCCAGCACCACGGCCAAGGCGGTGCGGAGCCCGGAGCCGCCTGAAAAGTCAGGAGGCAAGTTCGTTATTTCTTCGTCAGATCTGGATCGCGTATGGGCGGCGTTTCTTGAGAAGCAAACCCAGGGATTTGCCATTGCTCAAATGACCCTGCCGACCGGGTCTAGTAAAATCGTGCGCATCAGGTCCTGGCCATACGATGGCAGCAGCGGCGAGCGAGACGAGTTCAGGGTCAATGCCGCCACGGCAAAAATCGTTTCTTCGGAACTTTACGCCGAGAAAGGATTCGGCGATCGAATCCTTGCGCGCGTGCTGGACATCCATCGCGGCAGTATTCTCGGCTGGCCTGGAAAACTGCTTTTCATGCTCGCGGCATTGATGATGCCGCTTTTTGTTGTCACCGGTTTGCTGTTGTATCTTTCGCGCCGCCGCCACAAGCAGCTTTCCCGCGTCGTGCGTGACGATCCGATTCAGATCGGGCGCCGGGAAAACTGGGCGAACGACTCGAAATTCTAGATTTGTGGCCAGCCGCCCGCCTTCGGCGGGCTGTGCCCTTTAAGGACGCCGTTCGTGGTCAGCGCGACGTGACCACGACCGGTGTGCCGACCGAGACGCGCTCGAACAGGTCGGTGATGTCGGGGTTGTACATCCGCACGCAGCCATAGGAGACGTAGCCGCCGACCGACTTCGGCACGTTGGTGCCGTGGATGGCGTATTGCCCGCCCGCGAGCGTCATCGCCGCGACGCCCATCGGGTTGCGCGGCGAGCCGCCCTCGATCACGTCGGGAATGTTCGGATGATCGCGCTTCACGTCATCGGGCGGCGACCATGCGGGGTTGCGGTACTTGCCGCTGATGCGCGTTGCACCCGCCCATTCCTTGCCGCGCTTGCCGACGCCGACCGGATAGCGGATCGCGTGTTGCTCATCGAGAATGAGATAGAGGCGGCGCTCGCTGGTCTTCACCACGATGGTGCCGGGCGAATAGCCCGCCGGCGCGCGTACCATGTCGGGATGCGCGAAGGCCGGGGCAGCGCCGGCGGCGAGAACAAGCGAACCGGCGGCAAGGGTGGCTGCGACGAATGAGGCGAACGGGCGCATGGCGATCAGTCTCCGCAAAATCCATTCAGGCGGCGCGGCGTCCCAAAACCTGTGT
The nucleotide sequence above comes from [Pseudomonas] carboxydohydrogena. Encoded proteins:
- a CDS encoding TonB-dependent siderophore receptor yields the protein MLASAAVLFASFSILPHGAYAQERQELPALTIDAPKPNSKRVKPRPSPNRVQAARRQNRNPSPVPPTASERAAAAAVKLNEAKLGYRAMPSATTLRTGAAPLDTAQSVNVVPEQVLKDQLPRYLDDALGNISGITQTNTLAGTQDAIIRRGFGDNRDGSIMRNGMPLVQGRSLGPSVESVEVLKGPASLLYGIQSPGGIVNTISKQPELYQHGSVTLLGSTFGGGKNGANGIFDITGPIGDNGLAYRFIGYGMDEDYWRNFGRNREMLVAPSLAWYGENTTIKLNYEHREFSYPFNRGTAFVNGSPLPIPATRRLDEPFNKFWGRSDLVQTSLEHKFNEDWKITAAYTYNAESYDANQLRATSVDVNTGIEKRSNDGTHGALSYINYGTSYLNGRVWTGDILNEVMLGFDAQDRTIYRADLIRQAAPNFNFYNPVYGLIQPGTTVSPSDSDQTDKLSTRSIFLQDTLHLTNWFYLVGGLRWMEYDQLAGKGRPFVTNTDLSGSKILPLGGAILKLNDQVSLYASYTQSLQPTSTIAPLTGGFVIDSNVAPEEGTQWEAGMKFDFNKRLSGTIAWYDIDKRNVLVSQFNSSTGLNEYRTAGKVRSRGAEIDVTGRLTDNWSMIGSYGYTDAVVTQDPVFIGNRLQNVAMNTASLFLVYDFGTMLPGRLRIGGGARYVGDRPGDNANTFVLPAYTVADAFATYETKYDHTPVVYQFNIKNMFNTVYYPSAVNSLNVAMGDARRFSLSATVKF
- a CDS encoding L,D-transpeptidase gives rise to the protein MRPFASFVAATLAAGSLVLAAGAAPAFAHPDMVRAPAGYSPGTIVVKTSERRLYLILDEQHAIRYPVGVGKRGKEWAGATRISGKYRNPAWSPPDDVKRDHPNIPDVIEGGSPRNPMGVAAMTLAGGQYAIHGTNVPKSVGGYVSYGCVRMYNPDITDLFERVSVGTPVVVTSR
- a CDS encoding PepSY-associated TM helix domain-containing protein; this encodes MSKSSTKAVLLEVHSIAGLALSLLLALVALTGATMSFEDEIQAALNAGMTRVEARAEPKLMPGELIARVQQTFGANKISSLTITGNTTSAVRIRFAPDERRVRPSSVYVDPYDARVIGTPVGEGFFITVRKLHRWLLIPGDAKGYGRPITGIGAIGLILMLLSGLVLRWPRRARSIGAWLKPGFALRGRGLHRSLHAVFGTWVLLIYLVIALTGLWYSFDWYRQGAVWLLSHPSSSTTAKAVRSPEPPEKSGGKFVISSSDLDRVWAAFLEKQTQGFAIAQMTLPTGSSKIVRIRSWPYDGSSGERDEFRVNAATAKIVSSELYAEKGFGDRILARVLDIHRGSILGWPGKLLFMLAALMMPLFVVTGLLLYLSRRRHKQLSRVVRDDPIQIGRRENWANDSKF
- a CDS encoding anaerobic ribonucleoside-triphosphate reductase activating protein; protein product: MNAGSSAKRAPRSAELRVGGFVRLSTCDWPGELVATIFSQGCPWACSYCHNLHLIPPNAETDIAWQDVMSFLGSRRGLLDGVVFSGGEPTLQATLPEAMRAVRALGFRIGLHSAGPYPERLANVLPLIDWIGFDVKAAFDDYARITGVPGSGDKARESLRHVLASGVTCEIRTTVHTALLNPQQLAALASDLAAAGVVQHKIQPFRRFSNDDVVR